From a single Oncorhynchus nerka isolate Pitt River linkage group LG11, Oner_Uvic_2.0, whole genome shotgun sequence genomic region:
- the LOC115137218 gene encoding extracellular superoxide dismutase [Cu-Zn], producing the protein MPVFHPIFLFVLVSFQACSSTHSQEAASNMAPPEAMEYNRTVYAACKMRPSTKLGEGLPNVYGQVLFKQEYPEGSLKVLFLLHGFPSDSDHQSKAIHIHQYGDFSQGCDSTGGHYNPYRVPHPSHPGDFGNFVAHQGRVHKLTESKATLFGGLSVLGRAVVVHEKADDLGQGGDAGSLLHGNAGRRLACCTIGMSSPKLWDKHHHRQQRRRG; encoded by the coding sequence ATGCCTGTATTTCATCCAATATTTCTGTTTGTTCTGGTAAGCTTCCAAGCATGTTCCTCTACACACAGCCAGGAGGCTGCCTCCAACATGGCCCCACCAGAGGCCatggagtataacagaactgtctATGCAGCCTGCAAAATGAGACCCAGCACCAAACTAGGCGAAGGTCTACCTAACGTGTATGGACAGGTGCTGTTCAAGCAGGAATACCCTGAGGGAAGCCTCAAAGTCCTTTTTCTTCTCCATGGTTTTCCAAGTGACAGTGATCATCAGTCAAAAGCCATCCACATCCACCAGTACGGGGATTTCAGCCAGGGCTGCGATTCCACAGGCGGCCATTACAACCCTTACAGGGTCCCCCATCCCAGCCACCCGGGGGACTTTGGGAACTTTGTGGCCCACCAGGGGAGGGTTCACAAGTTGACTGAATCAAAGGCCACTCTGTTCGGGGGGCTGTCGGTGCTTGGGCGGGCGGTGGTGGTCCATGAGAAGGCAGACGACCTAGGGCAGGGCGGGGATGCGGGGAGCCTGCTACATGGTAATGCTGGGCGGAGGCTGGCATGTTGCACCATCGGGATGAGCAGTCCCAAACTGTGGGATAAGCACCATCATCGACAGCAGAGAAGAAGGGGATGA
- the LOC115137217 gene encoding coiled-coil domain-containing protein 149-like isoform X5, whose amino-acid sequence MANQLRERHQGLKKKYRELIDGDSSLPPEKRNQLNLAQLLRDSRERSKQLSEEVKELSQRLAEAQGDNKLLRMTIARQRLGDEEVGARHFQAYEREDLVQQLETAREQNQELEHSVKSLTDELQDVRAERNVFQEKAQRLNHEVNHILGGHECRILDVDALCMENRYLHERFKQLQEEVTMLKMNVMKYKSALESRKNSKTYGKANSSALTGVLSAKQVQELLLSEDNGCSLPVTSQSISDLKSLATALLETIHEKNLVIQHQRQTNKILGNRVGELEKKLKTLEVSGLWSLPGLTYNVSLGFSGRGRDAIILNETLQPSSTVTSSEEKKVPSNEHEVPPTEQEVPPTEHEVPPTEHEVPPNEQDVTPNEQEVPPTDHKVPPTEQEVPSTVQSTTEDDKVANDMQIPVPVPRHVGGLPSVTGDTEISTKESEPLVSPVSLDTSKQN is encoded by the exons TTGAATTTGGCCCAGCTGTTGAGAGACTCCAGAGAAAGGAGTAAGCAGCTGTCTGAAGAGGTGAAGGAGCTGAGTCAACGACTGGCTGAGGCCCAGGGGGATAACAAG CTCTTGCGGATGACCATAGCCAGACAGAGGTTGGGGGATGAAGAGGTGGGGGCAAGGCACTTCCAGGCCTATGAGCGGGAGGACCTGGTCCAGCAGTTGGAGACTGCACGAGAGCAG AATCAGGAGCTGGAGCACAGTGTGAAATCTCTGACGGATGAGCTGCAGGATGTGAGGGCGGAGCGTAACGTGTTCCAGGAAAAGGCCCAGCGGCTGAACCACGAGGTGAACCACATCTTGGGGGGACACGAGTGTCGGATTCTAGACGTAGATGCACTCTGCATGGAGaacag ATATTTACACGAGCGGTTCAAACAACTGCAGGAGGAGGTCACCATGCTCAAAATGAATGTCATGAAGTACAAG AGTGCTCTGGAGAGCAGGAAGAACTCCAAGACTTATGGCAAAGCTAACAGCAGTGCACTCACTGGGGTGCTCTCTGCCAAACAAG tgcAGGAATTATTGCTTTCTGAGGACAACGGATGTAGTCTCCCTGTCACGTCTCAGTCCATCTCAGACCTCAAGTCCCTGGCCACAGCCCTACTGGAAACTATCCATGAGAAGAACCTGGTCATTCAGCACCAGCGCCAAACCAACAA GATTCTGGGAAACCGAGTAGGGGAGCTTGAGAAGAAACTGAAGACTCTAGAGGTCTCGGGATTATGGAGCCTCCCAG GCCTGACTTACAATGTGTCTCTGGGATTCTCTGGAA GAGGGAGAGATGCCATCATCCTGAATGAAACTCTGCAGCCTAGCTCCACTGTGACAAGCTCTGAGGAGAAGAAAGTACCATCCAATGAGCACGAAGTACCCCCTACTGAGCAAGAAGTACCTCCTACTGAGCACGAAGTACCCCCTACTGAGCACGAAGTACCCCCCAATGAGCAGGATGTAACCCCCAATGAGCAGGAAGTACCTCCCACTGATCACAAAGTACCCCCTACTGAGCAGGAAGTACCTTCCACTGTGCAGTCTACCACAG AGGATGACAAGGTAGCCAATGACATGCAGATCCCCGTCCCCGTCCCAAGACATGTGGGGGGGTTACCCAGTGTGACTGGGGATACAGAAATAAGCACCAAGGAGTCAGAGCCACTAGTGTCACCAGTCAGCCTGGACACATCCAAGCAAAACTAG
- the LOC115137217 gene encoding coiled-coil domain-containing protein 149-like isoform X6, translating to MNSSRRSESDWQGLVSELNLAQLLRDSRERSKQLSEEVKELSQRLAEAQGDNKLLRMTIARQRLGDEEVGARHFQAYEREDLVQQLETAREQNQELEHSVKSLTDELQDVRAERNVFQEKAQRLNHEVNHILGGHECRILDVDALCMENRYLHERFKQLQEEVTMLKMNVMKYKSALESRKNSKTYGKANSSALTGVLSAKQVQELLLSEDNGCSLPVTSQSISDLKSLATALLETIHEKNLVIQHQRQTNKILGNRVGELEKKLKTLEVSGLWSLPGLTYNVSLGFSGRGRDAIILNETLQPSSTVTSSEEKKVPSNEHEVPPTEQEVPPTEHEVPPTEHEVPPNEQDVTPNEQEVPPTDHKVPPTEQEVPSTVQSTTEDDKVANDMQIPVPVPRHVGGLPSVTGDTEISTKESEPLVSPVSLDTSKQN from the exons TTGAATTTGGCCCAGCTGTTGAGAGACTCCAGAGAAAGGAGTAAGCAGCTGTCTGAAGAGGTGAAGGAGCTGAGTCAACGACTGGCTGAGGCCCAGGGGGATAACAAG CTCTTGCGGATGACCATAGCCAGACAGAGGTTGGGGGATGAAGAGGTGGGGGCAAGGCACTTCCAGGCCTATGAGCGGGAGGACCTGGTCCAGCAGTTGGAGACTGCACGAGAGCAG AATCAGGAGCTGGAGCACAGTGTGAAATCTCTGACGGATGAGCTGCAGGATGTGAGGGCGGAGCGTAACGTGTTCCAGGAAAAGGCCCAGCGGCTGAACCACGAGGTGAACCACATCTTGGGGGGACACGAGTGTCGGATTCTAGACGTAGATGCACTCTGCATGGAGaacag ATATTTACACGAGCGGTTCAAACAACTGCAGGAGGAGGTCACCATGCTCAAAATGAATGTCATGAAGTACAAG AGTGCTCTGGAGAGCAGGAAGAACTCCAAGACTTATGGCAAAGCTAACAGCAGTGCACTCACTGGGGTGCTCTCTGCCAAACAAG tgcAGGAATTATTGCTTTCTGAGGACAACGGATGTAGTCTCCCTGTCACGTCTCAGTCCATCTCAGACCTCAAGTCCCTGGCCACAGCCCTACTGGAAACTATCCATGAGAAGAACCTGGTCATTCAGCACCAGCGCCAAACCAACAA GATTCTGGGAAACCGAGTAGGGGAGCTTGAGAAGAAACTGAAGACTCTAGAGGTCTCGGGATTATGGAGCCTCCCAG GCCTGACTTACAATGTGTCTCTGGGATTCTCTGGAA GAGGGAGAGATGCCATCATCCTGAATGAAACTCTGCAGCCTAGCTCCACTGTGACAAGCTCTGAGGAGAAGAAAGTACCATCCAATGAGCACGAAGTACCCCCTACTGAGCAAGAAGTACCTCCTACTGAGCACGAAGTACCCCCTACTGAGCACGAAGTACCCCCCAATGAGCAGGATGTAACCCCCAATGAGCAGGAAGTACCTCCCACTGATCACAAAGTACCCCCTACTGAGCAGGAAGTACCTTCCACTGTGCAGTCTACCACAG AGGATGACAAGGTAGCCAATGACATGCAGATCCCCGTCCCCGTCCCAAGACATGTGGGGGGGTTACCCAGTGTGACTGGGGATACAGAAATAAGCACCAAGGAGTCAGAGCCACTAGTGTCACCAGTCAGCCTGGACACATCCAAGCAAAACTAG